Proteins from one Fusobacterium periodonticum 1_1_41FAA genomic window:
- the aroA gene encoding 3-phosphoshikimate 1-carboxyvinyltransferase, which yields MKIIKADKLVGELSPPPSKSVLHRYIIASSLAKGISKIENISFSEDIIATIEAMKKLGAKIEQKENYLLIDGSDTFKKLNENIEIDCNESGSTLRFLFPLSIVKENKVLFKGRGKLFKRPMTPYFKNFGKHKIKYSYIDENKILLEGQLKAGIYKIDGNISSQFITGLLFSLPLLDGKSKIIINGKLESSNYIDISLDCLSKFGIKIINNSYQEFIIEGNQSYRAGNYRTEADYSQAAFFLVANAIGSNIKINDLSENSLQGDKKIIDYISEIDNWNSKDTLVLDGSETPDIIPILSLKAAVSGKKIEIVNVERLRIKESDRLKATVEELSKLNFDLIEKKDSILINSREALKANKNEKIVSLSAYSDHRIAMMIAIAATCYDGEILLDNLDCVKKSYPNFWEVFLSLGGKIYEYLGN from the coding sequence ATGAAAATAATAAAGGCTGATAAATTAGTTGGAGAACTTAGCCCTCCTCCATCAAAAAGTGTATTACATAGATATATTATTGCGAGCTCTTTAGCCAAGGGTATATCTAAGATAGAAAATATTTCTTTTTCTGAAGATATTATTGCAACTATTGAAGCTATGAAAAAATTAGGAGCTAAGATAGAACAAAAAGAGAATTATCTTTTAATAGATGGAAGTGACACATTTAAAAAATTAAATGAAAATATTGAAATTGATTGCAATGAATCAGGTTCAACTTTAAGATTTCTATTTCCACTATCTATAGTTAAAGAAAATAAAGTTCTATTTAAGGGAAGAGGAAAATTATTTAAAAGACCCATGACTCCTTACTTTAAAAATTTTGGAAAACACAAAATAAAATATTCTTATATAGATGAAAATAAAATACTTCTAGAAGGACAATTAAAGGCAGGAATTTATAAAATTGATGGGAATATTAGCTCACAATTTATAACGGGTCTTTTATTTTCATTGCCTTTATTAGATGGAAAATCTAAAATTATAATAAATGGTAAATTAGAATCTTCAAATTATATTGATATAAGTTTAGATTGTTTAAGTAAGTTTGGTATAAAAATTATAAATAATTCATATCAAGAATTTATAATAGAGGGAAATCAAAGTTATAGGGCAGGAAATTATCGTACTGAGGCAGATTATTCTCAAGCAGCCTTCTTTTTAGTAGCCAATGCTATAGGTTCAAATATAAAGATAAATGATTTAAGTGAAAATTCATTACAAGGCGATAAAAAGATAATAGACTATATTTCTGAAATAGATAATTGGAATTCTAAAGATACTTTAGTATTAGATGGCTCAGAAACACCTGATATTATACCTATATTATCCTTAAAAGCGGCAGTTTCAGGAAAAAAGATTGAAATAGTCAATGTTGAAAGATTAAGAATAAAAGAAAGCGACAGATTAAAAGCAACTGTTGAGGAATTATCAAAACTTAATTTTGATTTGATTGAAAAAAAAGATAGTATTTTAATTAATTCAAGAGAAGCTTTAAAAGCTAATAAAAATGAAAAGATTGTATCTCTATCGGCATACTCAGACCATAGAATTGCAATGATGATAGCTATAGCAGCAACTTGCTATGATGGAGAAATACTTTTAGATAATTTAGACTGTGTAAAAAAATCATATCCTAATTTTTGGGAAGTTTTCTTATCTCTAGGAGGAAAAATCTATGAATACTTGGGGAACTAA
- a CDS encoding ArsR/SmtB family transcription factor, with amino-acid sequence MNTIDIALICKALGDSNRLQIIQMLSDGEKCGCKILEAFEITQPTLSHHMKILNECGLVNYWKEGRWHHYSLNCETLNTFKTFIEGLSCYKEESGGSQ; translated from the coding sequence ATGAATACAATAGACATAGCATTAATTTGTAAAGCTTTGGGAGATAGTAACAGATTGCAGATTATCCAAATGCTCTCTGATGGAGAAAAATGTGGTTGTAAAATATTGGAGGCATTTGAAATTACACAGCCAACACTATCTCATCATATGAAAATTTTAAATGAATGTGGATTGGTGAATTACTGGAAAGAAGGTAGATGGCATCATTATTCCTTGAATTGTGAGACCTTGAATACTTTTAAAACTTTTATTGAAGGATTATCTTGCTACAAAGAAGAAAGTGGGGGCAGTCAATGA
- a CDS encoding permease produces MMIWDFIQNQILGMKWMNTLIGNLLEKAGVDTSGRIGGSVQFFLYDVLKITILLCILIFMISYIQSYFPPERSKKLIGRFHGVWANCIAALLGTVTPFCSCSSIPLFIGFTSAGLPLGVTFSFLISSPMVDLGSLVLLMSIFGSKVAIIYVIVGLVIAVIGGTIIEKLGLENEVEEFVRKANAVDIDMDEPTQKERISFAKQQVIDTFKKVFPYILIGVGIGAVIHNWIPKSWVEKILGNNNPFGVILATLVGIPMYGDIFGTIPVAEALLAKGAQLGTILSFMMAVTTLSLPSIIMLRKAVKPKLIWIFIVICAIGIVIVGYFFNKIQYLLV; encoded by the coding sequence ATGATGATTTGGGATTTTATTCAAAATCAGATTCTGGGAATGAAGTGGATGAATACACTAATTGGAAATCTATTAGAGAAAGCAGGAGTTGATACTTCAGGCAGAATAGGGGGAAGTGTACAGTTTTTCCTATATGATGTTTTAAAGATTACTATACTACTTTGCATCTTGATTTTTATGATTTCATATATTCAAAGCTACTTTCCACCAGAGCGAAGTAAGAAACTTATAGGGCGTTTTCATGGGGTATGGGCAAACTGTATTGCAGCATTGCTTGGCACAGTGACACCATTTTGTTCATGCTCATCTATTCCACTTTTTATCGGATTTACCAGTGCGGGGCTTCCATTAGGTGTGACATTTTCCTTTTTGATTTCATCACCAATGGTAGACTTAGGGAGCCTTGTTTTACTGATGAGTATCTTTGGTTCTAAAGTTGCTATCATATATGTGATTGTAGGGCTTGTTATTGCGGTAATAGGTGGAACGATTATTGAAAAACTGGGTTTAGAAAATGAAGTGGAAGAATTTGTTCGAAAAGCAAATGCAGTCGATATTGATATGGATGAGCCGACGCAAAAAGAAAGGATTTCTTTTGCAAAACAACAAGTTATAGACACGTTTAAGAAAGTATTTCCCTATATTTTGATTGGCGTTGGAATAGGAGCTGTTATTCACAATTGGATTCCAAAGAGTTGGGTAGAAAAGATTCTTGGCAATAATAATCCATTTGGTGTAATTCTGGCAACGCTGGTTGGTATTCCTATGTATGGAGATATTTTTGGTACAATACCAGTAGCAGAGGCACTACTTGCAAAAGGTGCACAGCTTGGAACAATTTTAAGCTTTATGATGGCTGTAACTACACTTTCCTTACCATCTATAATTATGCTTAGAAAAGCAGTAAAACCGAAGTTAATTTGGATTTTTATTGTAATATGTGCTATTGGGATTGTTATTGTGGGGTATTTCTTTAATAAAATTCAGTATCTATTAGTTTAG
- a CDS encoding thioredoxin family protein → MSLFRKKKEEKEMVKEQSNCTCVGTCNEENVEAVKETLSSGASVKVLGSGCDKCNALEKNVKEALSELGMTDEVDHVTDFAQIAAMGVMSTPALAIDNKVVSMGKVLGKDEVIKALKKIRG, encoded by the coding sequence ATGAGCTTATTTAGAAAGAAAAAAGAAGAAAAGGAAATGGTTAAGGAACAATCTAACTGCACATGTGTAGGAACTTGTAATGAAGAAAATGTTGAGGCAGTGAAGGAAACTCTTTCATCAGGAGCAAGTGTCAAAGTTCTTGGTAGCGGTTGTGATAAATGCAATGCATTGGAGAAGAATGTGAAAGAAGCACTTAGTGAACTTGGCATGACGGATGAAGTTGATCATGTTACTGATTTTGCTCAAATTGCAGCAATGGGGGTTATGAGCACACCTGCTCTGGCTATTGATAATAAAGTTGTTTCAATGGGGAAAGTATTAGGCAAGGATGAAGTGATAAAGGCATTAAAGAAAATAAGAGGATAG
- a CDS encoding vWA domain-containing protein, whose amino-acid sequence MKFLMALLVTVFAFSFSAEIQAKSVSKNKEVVDVIFILDRSGSMGGLESDTIGGFNSVLEKQRKEEGKAYITTVLFDDQYELLHDRVDITKVQNITEKEYYVRGSTALLDAIGKTIAKEKAIQDTLSKGEKATKVLFIIITDGLENASKEYNSATVKRLIETQKEKYGWEFLFLGANIDAIETASAIGISAERAVNYNSDSVGTQLNYKSLNNAVSEVRSGKELKKEWKADIEADYQQRNKK is encoded by the coding sequence ATGAAATTTTTAATGGCATTGTTAGTTACAGTTTTTGCTTTTAGTTTTTCAGCAGAAATTCAAGCTAAATCTGTAAGTAAAAATAAAGAAGTAGTGGATGTAATATTTATTTTAGATAGAAGTGGTTCTATGGGTGGATTGGAATCAGATACTATTGGTGGATTTAACTCTGTTTTAGAAAAACAAAGAAAAGAGGAAGGTAAAGCATATATTACAACAGTTTTATTTGATGATCAATATGAATTGTTACACGATAGAGTGGATATCACTAAAGTACAAAATATAACTGAAAAAGAATATTATGTTAGAGGAAGTACAGCACTTTTAGATGCTATTGGTAAAACTATAGCTAAAGAAAAAGCTATACAAGACACATTGTCTAAGGGTGAAAAAGCAACTAAAGTTTTGTTCATCATAATAACAGATGGTTTAGAAAATGCTAGTAAGGAATATAACTCTGCTACTGTTAAGAGATTGATAGAAACTCAAAAAGAAAAATATGGTTGGGAATTTCTATTCCTAGGTGCTAATATAGATGCAATAGAAACTGCAAGTGCAATAGGTATTAGTGCTGAAAGAGCAGTGAACTATAATTCTGATAGTGTTGGAACTCAATTAAATTATAAGAGCTTAAATAATGCAGTTTCAGAAGTTCGTTCAGGAAAAGAATTGAAAAAAGAATGGAAAGCTGATATTGAAGCAGACTATCAACAAAGAAATAAAAAATAA
- a CDS encoding pyridoxamine 5'-phosphate oxidase family protein produces MRKANREVKDRNEIIEIMKRCDVCRLVFNNGDYPYIVPLNFGLDADEEKVIIYFHSALEGTKVDIMKREMKATFEMDCNHELQYYEDRGYCTMAYESVIGRGKIRILSEEEKMEALKKLMAQYHKDKEAYFNPAAIPRTLVYCLEVEEMTAKRK; encoded by the coding sequence ATGAGAAAGGCAAATAGAGAAGTCAAAGATAGAAATGAAATTATAGAAATCATGAAAAGATGTGATGTATGTAGATTAGTTTTTAACAATGGAGACTATCCTTACATTGTTCCTTTAAATTTTGGTTTAGATGCTGATGAAGAAAAAGTTATTATCTATTTCCATAGTGCCTTAGAAGGAACAAAAGTTGATATAATGAAAAGAGAAATGAAAGCAACTTTTGAAATGGATTGTAATCATGAGCTTCAATATTATGAAGATAGAGGATATTGTACTATGGCTTATGAAAGTGTTATAGGTAGAGGTAAAATAAGAATATTATCTGAAGAGGAAAAAATGGAGGCTTTAAAGAAGTTAATGGCTCAATATCATAAAGATAAAGAGGCCTATTTTAATCCTGCTGCAATACCTAGAACTCTTGTTTATTGTCTTGAAGTGGAAGAGATGACAGCAAAAAGAAAATAA
- a CDS encoding complement resistance protein TraT has protein sequence MKKFWKSIIFLGLLLTMVSCSTMHTVISKRNLDVQTKMSDTIWLEPAAANQKTVFVKVSNTSGKNLNIEQKLINVLSAKGYRIVNDPAEAKYWLQANILKVDKVNLNNENGFSDAVLGAGIGGVLGAQRSGGAYTALGWGLAGAAIGTIADALVSDTAYAMVTDILISEKTGKNVQSSTRNSVKQGNSGTMTSSTSSSSNMEKYSTKVLSTANQVNLNFDSAIPILEDELGKVISGIF, from the coding sequence ATGAAAAAATTTTGGAAAAGCATAATATTTTTAGGACTACTATTAACAATGGTATCTTGCTCTACTATGCATACTGTAATTTCTAAAAGAAATTTGGATGTACAGACTAAGATGTCAGACACAATTTGGTTAGAGCCTGCAGCTGCAAATCAAAAAACTGTATTTGTAAAAGTTTCAAATACAAGTGGAAAGAATTTAAATATTGAACAAAAATTAATAAATGTTTTATCAGCAAAAGGTTATAGAATAGTTAACGATCCTGCTGAAGCAAAATATTGGTTACAAGCTAATATTTTAAAAGTAGATAAAGTTAATCTAAATAATGAGAATGGTTTCTCTGATGCTGTTTTAGGTGCTGGAATTGGTGGAGTTTTAGGTGCTCAACGTTCGGGTGGAGCTTATACTGCACTTGGTTGGGGGCTTGCTGGAGCTGCAATAGGCACAATTGCAGATGCTTTAGTTAGTGATACTGCTTATGCAATGGTAACTGATATTTTAATTTCTGAAAAAACAGGAAAAAATGTACAAAGTTCTACAAGAAACTCTGTTAAACAAGGAAATTCAGGGACTATGACTTCTAGTACTAGCTCTTCATCTAATATGGAAAAATATTCTACAAAAGTTTTAAGTACAGCAAACCAAGTAAATTTAAACTTTGATAGTGCTATTCCTATATTAGAAGATGAATTAGGAAAAGTTATTTCAGGAATATTCTAA
- a CDS encoding complement resistance protein TraT, giving the protein MKKILKTVFILTIILTIVLSSTIHTIISKRNLEVQTKMSNTIWLEPVDTDQKIIFVKISNTSDKDLDIESKVINALKTKGYKIVKEPSEAKYSLQVNILNVEKSNLNDANGSGFSEVFMAAGIGSILATQSPEDRANIVGLGMASATLARISSAFVKDVVYAMITDVLVSEKIGKNVQVTTVNSVSQGILGTRTSTSSETSNIEKYSTRVLSTANKVNLKFENAMPVLEDELVKVITGIF; this is encoded by the coding sequence ATGAAAAAGATTCTAAAGACTGTATTTATTTTAACAATAATATTAACAATTGTGCTTTCTTCCACTATACACACTATAATTTCTAAAAGAAATCTTGAAGTACAGACTAAAATGTCAAATACAATCTGGTTAGAACCTGTTGATACAGATCAGAAGATAATATTTGTAAAAATTTCAAATACATCTGATAAAGATTTAGATATTGAGTCAAAAGTGATAAATGCTTTAAAAACTAAAGGTTATAAAATAGTAAAAGAGCCGTCTGAAGCGAAGTACTCTTTACAAGTTAATATTTTAAATGTAGAAAAATCAAATCTAAATGATGCTAATGGTTCAGGATTTTCTGAGGTATTTATGGCAGCTGGAATCGGAAGTATTTTAGCTACTCAATCTCCAGAAGATAGAGCTAATATTGTAGGTTTAGGTATGGCTTCAGCTACTCTTGCAAGGATATCATCTGCCTTTGTAAAAGATGTTGTCTATGCTATGATAACTGATGTTTTAGTCAGTGAAAAAATTGGAAAAAATGTGCAAGTAACAACTGTGAATTCAGTAAGTCAAGGAATTTTAGGAACAAGAACTTCTACTTCTTCTGAAACCTCTAATATTGAAAAGTATTCAACAAGAGTCTTAAGTACTGCTAATAAAGTAAACTTAAAATTTGAAAATGCTATGCCTGTATTAGAAGATGAATTAGTAAAAGTAATTACTGGAATATTTTAA
- a CDS encoding phospho-sugar mutase: protein MYLDEYKKWLNSTMLSENEKEELKSIANDEKEIENRFYTDLSFGTAGMRGIRGIGKNRMNKYNIRKATQGLANYIIEATGETGKKKGVAIAYDSRLDSVENAINTAMTLAGNGIKVYLFEGIRSTPELSFAVRELKAQSGVMITASHNPKEYNGYKVYWEDGAQIVDPQATAIVSAVEAVDIFNGVKLMDEKEAIEKGLLVYVGEKLDDRFIEEVKKNAINPDVENKDKIKIVYSPLHGVAARPVERILKEMGYTSVYPVKEQEQPDGNFPTCDYANPEDTNVFKLSTELADKVGAEICIANDPDGDRVGLAVLDNNGKWFFPNGNQIGILFAEYILNHKKDIPANGTMITTVVSTPLFDTIVKNNGKKALRVLTGFKYIGEKIRQFENKDLDGTFLFGFEESIGYLVGTHVRDKDAVVASMIIAEMATTFKNNGSSIYNEIIKIYEKYGWRLETTIPITKKGKDGLEEIQKIMKSMREKTHTEIAGIKVKEYRDYQKGVEDLPKSDVIQIVLEDETYLTVRPSGTEPKIKFYISVVDSDKKVAEEKLAKLEKEFLNYAENL, encoded by the coding sequence ATGTACCTAGATGAATACAAAAAATGGCTAAATTCTACTATGTTATCTGAAAATGAAAAAGAAGAACTAAAAAGCATTGCTAATGATGAAAAAGAAATTGAAAATAGATTTTATACTGATCTAAGCTTTGGAACAGCCGGTATGAGAGGTATAAGAGGTATAGGTAAAAATAGAATGAATAAATATAATATAAGAAAAGCAACTCAAGGTTTAGCAAATTATATTATAGAAGCAACTGGAGAAACTGGAAAGAAAAAAGGTGTTGCTATTGCCTATGATTCAAGATTAGATTCTGTTGAAAATGCTATCAATACTGCTATGACTTTAGCTGGTAATGGAATAAAAGTTTATTTGTTTGAAGGAATAAGATCAACTCCAGAACTTTCTTTTGCAGTGAGAGAATTAAAAGCTCAATCTGGTGTTATGATTACAGCTTCTCACAATCCAAAAGAATACAATGGATATAAAGTTTATTGGGAAGATGGAGCACAAATAGTTGACCCTCAAGCAACAGCGATTGTTAGTGCTGTTGAAGCAGTAGATATTTTTAATGGTGTTAAACTAATGGATGAAAAGGAAGCTATAGAAAAAGGCTTACTTGTTTATGTTGGTGAAAAATTAGATGATAGATTTATAGAAGAAGTTAAGAAAAACGCCATCAATCCTGATGTGGAAAATAAGGATAAAATCAAGATTGTTTATTCACCTCTACATGGAGTTGCAGCAAGACCTGTAGAAAGAATTTTAAAAGAAATGGGGTATACAAGTGTATATCCTGTGAAGGAACAAGAACAACCAGATGGAAACTTCCCTACATGTGATTATGCTAACCCTGAAGACACAAATGTATTTAAACTAAGTACAGAGCTTGCAGATAAGGTTGGAGCTGAAATCTGTATAGCTAATGACCCTGATGGAGATAGAGTAGGACTTGCTGTTCTTGATAATAATGGAAAATGGTTTTTCCCTAATGGAAACCAAATAGGTATTTTGTTTGCAGAATATATTTTAAATCATAAAAAAGATATTCCAGCAAATGGTACTATGATAACAACAGTTGTATCAACTCCACTTTTTGATACTATTGTTAAAAATAATGGTAAAAAAGCATTAAGAGTTCTTACAGGTTTCAAATATATTGGTGAAAAAATTAGACAATTTGAAAACAAAGATTTAGATGGAACTTTCTTATTTGGTTTTGAAGAATCAATTGGTTATTTAGTTGGTACTCATGTTAGAGATAAAGATGCTGTTGTTGCTTCTATGATAATAGCAGAAATGGCTACTACTTTTAAAAATAATGGTTCTAGTATCTATAATGAAATAATAAAAATTTATGAAAAATATGGTTGGCGTTTAGAAACTACTATTCCTATAACTAAAAAAGGTAAAGATGGACTTGAAGAAATACAAAAAATCATGAAGTCTATGAGAGAAAAAACTCATACTGAAATTGCAGGAATAAAAGTAAAAGAATATAGAGATTATCAAAAAGGTGTAGAGGATTTACCAAAATCTGATGTTATACAAATAGTTTTAGAAGATGAAACTTACTTAACAGTAAGACCTTCTGGAACTGAACCTAAGATTAAATTCTATATTTCAGTTGTTGATAGCGATAAAAAAGTCGCTGAAGAAAAATTAGCAAAATTAGAAAAAGAATTTTTGAATTATGCTGAAAATCTATAA
- the hemW gene encoding radical SAM family heme chaperone HemW: MLKIYNTYIHIPFCERKCNYCDFTSLKGTDNQIEKYVNYLLKEIDIYSKNYDLSEKQDTIYFGGGTPSLLPIDSLKRILSKFSYDENTEITIEVNPKTVDINKLKEYRNLGINRLSIGIQTFNNENLKILGRIHNSEEAIEVYNMAREVGFKNISLDIMFSLPNQTLEMLKIDLEKLILLNPEHISIYSLIWEEGTKFFRDLKAGKLKETDNELEATMYEYIIDYLKSKGYGHYEISNFSKKDFEARHNSIYWENKNYLGLGLSAAGYLGNLRYKNFFHLKDYYDKLDKNVLPVDEKEVLTEADIEQYRYLVGFRLLNNPLIPSKEYLEKCEILEKEAYLVKKENGYILSSKGLMLFNDFIANFIDD; the protein is encoded by the coding sequence ATGCTGAAAATCTATAATACTTACATACATATTCCTTTTTGTGAAAGAAAATGTAATTATTGTGACTTTACTTCATTAAAAGGAACTGATAATCAAATTGAAAAATATGTTAATTATCTTTTAAAAGAGATAGATATTTATAGCAAAAACTATGATTTATCAGAAAAACAGGATACTATATACTTTGGTGGAGGGACACCTTCCCTCCTACCAATAGATAGCTTAAAAAGAATTCTATCTAAATTTTCTTATGATGAAAATACTGAGATTACTATTGAAGTAAATCCTAAAACTGTTGATATCAATAAATTGAAAGAATATAGAAATTTAGGAATTAATAGATTAAGTATAGGAATTCAAACTTTCAATAATGAGAATTTGAAAATTTTAGGAAGAATTCATAATTCAGAAGAAGCTATAGAAGTATATAATATGGCAAGAGAAGTTGGTTTTAAAAATATTAGTCTAGATATTATGTTCTCTTTACCTAATCAGACTTTGGAAATGTTAAAAATTGATTTAGAAAAATTAATTCTTCTAAATCCTGAACATATCTCAATCTACTCTTTGATATGGGAAGAAGGAACAAAATTCTTCAGAGATTTAAAAGCTGGGAAATTAAAAGAAACTGATAACGAATTAGAAGCTACTATGTATGAATATATAATTGACTATTTAAAATCAAAAGGATATGGACATTATGAAATCTCAAATTTTTCTAAAAAAGATTTTGAAGCAAGACATAACTCTATATACTGGGAAAATAAGAACTATTTAGGGCTTGGTCTTTCAGCTGCAGGTTATCTAGGAAATCTAAGATATAAAAATTTCTTTCATTTAAAAGATTATTATGATAAACTAGATAAGAATGTTTTACCAGTTGATGAAAAAGAAGTACTTACAGAGGCTGATATTGAACAATATAGATACCTAGTAGGATTTAGACTTTTAAATAATCCTCTTATTCCAAGTAAAGAATATTTAGAAAAATGTGAGATTTTAGAAAAAGAAGCTTATCTTGTAAAAAAAGAAAATGGATATATTTTAAGTTCTAAGGGACTTATGTTATTTAATGACTTTATTGCAAATTTTATAGATGATTAA
- a CDS encoding YggS family pyridoxal phosphate-dependent enzyme, with product MSIQASVEEILEDIKKYSPYPEKVKLIAVTKYSSVEDIEEFLKTGQNICGENKVQVVKDKIEYFKNKNTDIKWHFIGNLQKNKVKYIIDDVVAIHSVNKLSLAQEINKKAEQSGKTMDVLLEINVYGEESKQGYSLDELKCDIIELKNLKNLNIIGVMTMAPFTDDEKILRMVFSELRKIKDELNKEYFDNNLTELSMGMSNDYKIALQEGSTYIRVGTKIFK from the coding sequence ATGAGTATTCAAGCTAGTGTTGAAGAAATTTTAGAAGATATAAAAAAATATTCTCCTTATCCAGAAAAAGTAAAATTGATTGCTGTTACAAAATATTCTTCAGTTGAAGATATAGAAGAATTTTTAAAGACAGGACAAAATATCTGTGGAGAAAATAAAGTTCAAGTTGTTAAAGATAAAATAGAATATTTTAAAAATAAGAATACAGATATTAAATGGCACTTTATTGGAAATTTACAAAAAAATAAAGTAAAATACATTATAGATGATGTAGTTGCGATACACTCTGTAAATAAATTAAGTTTGGCTCAAGAAATTAATAAAAAGGCCGAACAATCAGGGAAAACTATGGATGTTTTATTAGAAATTAATGTCTATGGTGAAGAAAGTAAACAAGGTTATTCCTTAGATGAACTAAAATGTGATATAATAGAATTGAAAAATCTTAAAAATTTGAATATAATAGGAGTAATGACTATGGCTCCATTTACAGATGACGAAAAAATTTTAAGAATGGTTTTTTCAGAGCTTAGAAAGATTAAAGATGAGTTAAACAAAGAATACTTTGATAATAATCTTACTGAGCTGTCTATGGGAATGTCCAACGATTATAAAATTGCCTTACAAGAAGGAAGTACATATATAAGAGTTGGAACGAAAATTTTTAAATAA
- a CDS encoding cell division protein SepF, which translates to MGFIKEIKELVGFNTEEEDYDEEEVVEETKRTVTRREQMEMDTVDDFRYDDYSTIFIDPKQFEDCKKIATYIENEKMITINLENIGPNVAQRIMDFLAGAMEIKNANFAQIAKNVYTIVPENMKVYYEGKRREKKLIDLEKGEKFEREN; encoded by the coding sequence ATGGGATTTATTAAAGAGATAAAAGAATTAGTAGGTTTTAATACAGAAGAAGAAGATTATGATGAAGAAGAAGTTGTAGAAGAAACAAAAAGAACTGTTACAAGAAGAGAACAAATGGAAATGGATACTGTTGATGACTTTAGATATGATGACTACAGTACTATTTTTATTGATCCAAAACAATTTGAGGATTGTAAAAAAATAGCAACTTATATAGAAAATGAAAAAATGATTACAATCAATTTAGAAAATATTGGACCAAATGTTGCTCAAAGAATAATGGATTTCTTAGCTGGAGCTATGGAAATTAAAAATGCAAATTTTGCTCAAATTGCAAAAAATGTATATACTATTGTTCCTGAAAATATGAAAGTTTACTATGAAGGAAAAAGAAGAGAAAAGAAATTAATAGACTTAGAAAAAGGTGAAAAATTTGAAAGAGAAAATTAA